The Aedes albopictus strain Foshan chromosome 2, AalbF5, whole genome shotgun sequence region TGAGCTAAACGATGAGGAAACCACCTTGCTGCTGACTACCGAGGAGGAAGACTTCACGGACGAAGACGACATAAGTGAACCAGTGTCGGTCACTTTTTCCGATACGCTGCGTTCCGAGGCGAAGGCCGATTCAGCCTTTTCGACAGTCTTGGACAGAGAGTTAGCACCTTCTTCGACGATTTCCTTTTCGCTGCTGGCACCATAGCTCTTGGATTGGGTCACGCTCTTCTCGGACATTCCGGCCGAGGACCGTTCGACGACGACTTCCTTCGAGATGACCGGAGTCGACGACTCGGTGATGGTCATTTCAGTCTTGGTGGTGCTTTCGGCGAGGGCCATTTCTGCGTCGCTTCTTGGTGGGATTAGTGAGATGTcacaaaaatctaaaaaatgaaTCACAAAAGAAGGTAAAGAATGTAAATTGGAGACCACAGATGAGTGATGAACGAGGAAACGTCCTCGCATATTTCTAACCGACAACGCGTCATCGGCAACCTACTTAAGTCAAGAGTGTGAAGGGGCGAATGCGTGAGTGTCTTACTTTACTATACGCTAATGTTCTACTTGCGGGGCgaggaagatgaagaagaagaatgccTGAAATGTGGCGACGACCAGGGAAATTTAAAACATGCTCTCTATGGTTGGAGTGTTGGGGTGCTATTTTTAGGACCTGACAACAAGCACGCTTTGTCTTAGCATTTTCACGTTTAAACAGAGTCGGGAGTGCATGATCGTACCAAGGTTACACACTTCGTTTAGCCACAAGTGGCCACCGAAATCACGAGATGCTTCGAAAAAGCAACACGTTTTCGTTTCCGGATCGAACGTATTGCGCTTTGAAGATTTACCTTTTCCATTTCCCCATTCGCAGCCCATAAATTTGCTAATGTTACCTATAAAAACATCAACACTGGGGTAGGCTGCTTGATTTCCGGACATTCCTATAGACTGGTTCAACACCTTATTAAGATAGGCATTGGACTTCTTTAACGTTCAGGTGTTTGAATTATATGTTCCAGATTTGATAAATCACAGTATTTATCAAAATGTTCATGTTGGagtcaccccttcaaaaacatgtttgttcaaGCCCATATTTCCGTCAATTTAAAATCTTCGATTTTAAAAGTTTAAGTCAAATTTGGAAGATATTAAGCCGAGCGTAGAGTTATGTAGaagtacacataaataaaaataaatatgtatgtaaaaaatgagataataaactAGAAAACAATAACCCGTTAACACCCTAAAGACGTCTCACCATTTGAATCTTCTTATATTTACATTTGTCAACAGTTAAATACTATTGAAATATAcatgatttcattgaaaatttggtGGTCCATAACAATACTTCAATGCATGACAACTCTAAACGAGTGACAGAGATGAGAATTgctcaaaattaatagaaaaagGGCTGTCAGA contains the following coding sequences:
- the LOC109409688 gene encoding uncharacterized protein LOC109409688, which produces MALAESTTKTEMTITESSTPVISKEVVVERSSAGMSEKSVTQSKSYGASSEKEIVEEGANSLSKTVEKAESAFASERSVSEKVTDTGSLMSSSSVKSSSSVVSSKVVSSSFSSSTSSSMSSIKSSSFDSSSAIDDFFKN